The following proteins are co-located in the Spea bombifrons isolate aSpeBom1 chromosome 3, aSpeBom1.2.pri, whole genome shotgun sequence genome:
- the ZBTB2 gene encoding zinc finger and BTB domain-containing protein 2 gives MDLANHGLILLQQLNAQREFGFLCDCTVAIGDVYFKAHKSVLASFSNYFKMLFVHQTSECVRLKSTDIQPDIFSYLLHLMYTGKMAPQLIDPVRLEQGIKFLHAFPLIQEASLASHGGFSHPDQVFPLASSLYGIQIADHQIRPPAKVAAASEKGSRDTRPQTSRLSQDTASENAQISQLSSALPAANRTNLTFSEPVNTPLSPEPASSVLPTAASIDENSMEESPSEDQNTSLTIAHVKPSIMKRNGSFPKYYACHLCGRRFNLRSSLREHLQIHTGIPFTTTTGQTETSLSPTFCNNGAEIGKESMDTAEGGIISDSDMPQISDSPNIDGQQQSDTPPPTDIADIDNLEQTDQEREVKRRKYECTICGRKFIQKSHWREHMYIHTGKPFKCSTCDKSFCRANQAARHVCLKSSDTYTVVDKQTLELCSFDEGSQMDNMLVQTNKRYKCNLCDKIFSTPNEVVKHTCQGQSSDVFALEEEGKSMLSGGDSEAADNENSMITSIKKEQETVLD, from the exons ATGGATTTGGCCAACCACGGGCTTATCCTTCTGCAGCAACTCAATGCCCAAAGAGAGTTTGGCTTCCTGTGTGACTGCACAGTTGCCATTGGTGATGTCTACTTCAAAGCACACAAGTCTGTCCTTGCATCATTTTCCAATTATTTCAAGATGCTCTTCGTCCATCAGACAAG tGAATGTGTCCGCTTGAAATCAACAGACATCCAACCAGACATCTTCAGCTATCTTTTACACCTGATGTACACTGGCAAGATGGCACCTCAGCTCATCGACCCTGTCCGCCTGGAGCAAGGCATAAAGTTTCTACATGCATTTCCTCTCATCCAAGAGGCTAGCCTTGCAAGTCATGGTGGGTTTTCTCACCCTGATCAAGTTTTCCCACTTGCATCTTCTCTATATGGCATTCAGATTGCAGATCACCAAATAAGGCCTCCAGCAAAAGTTGCTGCTGCTTCTGAAAAGGGGAGCCGTGATACTCGGCCACAAACTTCTAGGTTAAGTCAAGATACTGCATCTGAAAATGCTCAGATATCGCAGCTGTCATCTGCATTACCTGCCGCAAACCGGACAAATCTCACATTTTCTGAGCCTGTTAATACGCCGTTGTCTCCTGAGCCAGCCTCTTCTGTACTCCCCACAGCTGCCTCTATAGACGAAAACAGTATGGAGGAATCCCCGAGCGAGGACCAGAACACTTCTCTGACAATAGCTCATGTTAAGCCCAGTATTATGAAAAGAAATGGAAGCTTCCCCAAATACTACGCCTGTCATCTTTGTGGGCGGCGCTTTAACCTGAGAAGCAGCCTACGGGAACATCTTCAGATCCATACTGGAATACCATTCACTACCACAACTGGCCAAACAGAGACCAGCCTTTCTCCTACATTCTGCAACAATGGAGCTGAAATTGGAAAAGAGTCAATGGATACAGCTGAGGGAGGTATCATTAGTGACAGTGACATGCCACAGATCTCGGACTCTCCAAACATTGATGGGCAGCAGCAGTCTGACACCCCACCTCCTACAGACATAGCAGACATAGATAATTTAGAGCAAACAGATCAAGAAAGAGAAGTAAAGCGAAGAAAGTATGAATGTACCATCTGCGGGCGTAAGTTTATCCAGAAGAGCCATTGGAGGGAACACATGTACATTCACACGGGCAAACCATTCAAATGCAGCACCTGTGACAAGAGTTTCTGTAGGGCAAACCAAGCTGCTCGACATGTGTGTCTTAAGAGCTCGGATACCTACACGGTAGTGGACAAGCAGACTCTTGAACTGTGCTCGTTTGATGAAGGCAGTCAGATGGACAACATGCTAGTCCAGACAAATAAACGTTACAAATGCAACCTTTGTGACAAAATATTCTCTACACCCAATGAGGTGGTCAAACATACGTGCCAAGGCCAAAGTTCAGATGTCTTTGCATTGGAAGAGGAAGGGAAGTCCATGTTGAGTggtggggactcagaagctgcAGACAATGAGAACTCTATGATAACTTCTATTAAGAAAGAGCAAGAAACGGTGCTAGATTAG